From one Armatimonadota bacterium genomic stretch:
- a CDS encoding alpha-ketoacid dehydrogenase subunit beta, translated as MPSAAAIPPASSAAREITFAQAVREALAEEMRRDPRVFIIGEDVAEAGTPFKVLSGLVQEFGPQRVIDSPISEAGITGIATGAAVVGMRPVVDIMFGDFITLAMDQIANQAAKVHYMSGGKLRVPLVVRTTLGATRRSAAQHSQSLHAWVSHIPGLKVALPSTPYDAKGLLKSAIRDDNPVIFFEDKMMYTLRGPVPEEEYTIPLGVADVKRPGTDLTMVATSSMVQVALAAAEALAAEGISVEVVDPRTTVPLDRETLVASARKTGRALVLDEGYEQYGVTAELAAVIAEGAFYHLEAPVRRMGAMHVPIPFSPVLEDLTVPTVERVVAVARELVAAT; from the coding sequence ATGCCTAGCGCCGCCGCTATCCCGCCTGCCTCCTCCGCGGCGCGCGAGATCACCTTTGCCCAGGCTGTGCGCGAGGCCCTGGCCGAGGAGATGCGGCGCGACCCGCGGGTTTTCATCATCGGTGAGGACGTGGCGGAGGCGGGCACGCCCTTCAAGGTCCTCAGCGGACTGGTGCAGGAGTTCGGGCCGCAGCGGGTGATCGACTCCCCCATCTCCGAGGCCGGGATCACCGGCATCGCCACCGGGGCGGCCGTAGTGGGGATGCGGCCGGTGGTGGACATCATGTTCGGAGACTTCATCACCCTGGCCATGGACCAGATCGCCAACCAGGCGGCCAAGGTGCACTACATGTCCGGGGGGAAGCTGCGCGTCCCCCTGGTGGTGCGCACCACGCTGGGGGCCACGCGGCGCTCCGCGGCGCAGCACAGCCAGAGCCTGCACGCCTGGGTGAGCCACATTCCCGGCCTGAAGGTGGCGCTGCCCTCCACCCCCTATGACGCCAAGGGGCTGCTGAAGAGCGCCATCCGAGACGACAATCCGGTGATCTTCTTTGAGGACAAGATGATGTACACGCTGCGCGGTCCGGTCCCCGAGGAGGAGTACACCATTCCGCTGGGCGTGGCCGATGTGAAGCGGCCGGGGACTGACCTCACCATGGTGGCCACCAGCAGCATGGTGCAGGTGGCCCTGGCGGCGGCGGAGGCGCTGGCGGCGGAGGGGATCAGCGTGGAGGTGGTCGACCCGCGGACGACGGTTCCCCTGGACCGGGAGACGCTGGTGGCCTCGGCGCGCAAGACCGGCCGCGCGCTGGTGCTGGACGAGGGCTACGAGCAGTACGGGGTGACCGCGGAGCTGGCCGCGGTCATCGCGGAGGGGGCCTTCTACCACCTGGAGGCGCCGGTGCGGCGCATGGGCGCCATGCACGTGCCCATCCCCTTCTCCCCGGTGCTGGAGGACCTCACGGTGCCCACTGTGGAGCGGGTAGTGGCGGTGGCCAGGGAGCTGGTGGCGGCCACCTGA
- a CDS encoding Xaa-Pro peptidase family protein, whose translation MGLKTYGLMAVDWEQRVDMDRLRRERLARVKTFLKRSELGALLCFDMNNIRYITATHIGTWAMDKLVRFTLLPQDDEPILWDFGSAARHHQLYCPWLGERSRAGISTLRGAYPERAQDVARKVRLELEVRALHREPLGVDVVEPTVLFALQAEGLKVVDGQQLMQQVRKIKTQDEITLLTTACMMVDAAYEELYRAMRPGMRENECVGLVSKVLYDLGSEHVEGVNAISGERCNPHPHVYTDRVLRPGDPAYFDILHSFNGYRTCYYRTIAVGSASPAMVDAYRRCRDYLDAAISLIRPGVTTADVVRVWPRAEEFGFPSEEAAFALQYGHGVGLSIWERPIFSRLSSFDHPEVIEENMVFALETFWPATDGWSAARIEEQLVVTRDGAEVITRFPAETLLVAGTRYYTAAGPLPATRETQSQLNREQAPLEAVVAGSRLEGSQAPA comes from the coding sequence ATGGGACTCAAGACCTATGGCCTGATGGCGGTGGACTGGGAGCAGCGCGTGGACATGGACCGGCTGCGGCGGGAGCGGCTGGCCCGAGTCAAGACCTTCCTCAAGCGGTCCGAGCTGGGAGCGCTGCTGTGCTTCGACATGAACAACATCCGTTACATCACCGCCACACACATCGGCACCTGGGCCATGGACAAGCTGGTCCGCTTTACGCTGCTACCCCAGGATGACGAGCCGATCCTTTGGGACTTCGGCTCCGCGGCCCGTCACCACCAGCTCTACTGCCCCTGGCTGGGCGAGCGCTCCCGCGCCGGCATATCCACCCTTCGCGGCGCCTACCCGGAGCGGGCGCAGGACGTGGCCCGCAAGGTCCGCCTGGAGCTGGAGGTGCGGGCGCTGCACCGCGAGCCGCTGGGGGTGGATGTGGTGGAGCCGACGGTCCTCTTCGCCCTGCAGGCGGAGGGGTTGAAAGTGGTGGACGGCCAGCAGCTTATGCAGCAGGTGCGCAAGATCAAGACCCAGGACGAGATCACCCTGCTTACCACCGCCTGCATGATGGTGGACGCCGCCTACGAGGAGCTCTACCGTGCCATGCGGCCGGGGATGCGGGAAAACGAGTGCGTGGGCCTGGTGAGCAAGGTGCTCTACGACCTGGGCTCCGAGCACGTGGAGGGCGTCAATGCCATCAGCGGGGAGCGCTGCAACCCGCACCCCCACGTCTACACCGACCGGGTGCTGCGGCCGGGCGACCCGGCGTACTTCGACATCCTGCACAGCTTCAACGGCTACCGCACCTGCTACTACCGCACCATCGCTGTGGGCAGCGCCTCCCCGGCCATGGTGGACGCCTACCGCCGCTGCCGGGACTACCTGGACGCGGCCATCAGTCTGATCCGCCCCGGGGTGACCACCGCTGACGTGGTGCGGGTCTGGCCCAGGGCGGAGGAGTTCGGCTTCCCCAGCGAGGAGGCCGCCTTTGCCCTCCAGTACGGCCACGGTGTAGGTCTGTCCATCTGGGAGCGACCGATCTTCAGCCGCCTCTCCTCCTTCGACCACCCTGAGGTGATCGAGGAGAACATGGTCTTCGCCCTGGAGACCTTCTGGCCGGCCACCGACGGCTGGTCCGCCGCCCGCATCGAAGAGCAGCTTGTGGTCACCCGGGACGGCGCCGAGGTGATCACGCGGTTTCCTGCGGAGACGCTCCTGGTGGCCGGCACGCGCTACTACACTGCGGCGGGACCGCTGCCCGCCACCCGGGAGACGCAGTCGCAGCTCAACCGGGAGCAGGCGCCCCTGGAGGCGGTAGTGGCTGGCAGCCGGCTGGAAGGGAGCCAGGCGCCCGCCTGA
- a CDS encoding alpha/beta fold hydrolase has protein sequence MPDERVQAAVAHWAARFLAQGVDYNDFVRTTSRVERWEQWLDAWTGTAEVHAGLAREAEEKGHRISAGEAHLRAALCFHFARFVWLVDLERHRWAARQAVAHLRAAHRHLDPAAERVEIPFPGAALVANLRRPPSAATPPLVLLLPGLDSCKEEFFHWENVFLVRGMATLSLDGPGQGESGFATTIRPDYEVAVAAALDALSRRRDLALERVGAVGVSLGGYYAPRAAAFESRLRAVASISGPCNFGECWEGLPVLTREAFRHYSGAADEEEARRRAARLDLSDVLPRLRQPLLVVAGRLDRLIPWQQAERMAAAAPRAELVLYPEGGHVCNNIAYKYRPLVADWMWEKLADVGSALA, from the coding sequence GTGCCCGACGAGCGCGTGCAGGCAGCCGTGGCCCACTGGGCTGCACGCTTCCTGGCCCAGGGGGTTGACTACAACGACTTCGTCCGTACCACCTCCCGGGTGGAGCGGTGGGAGCAGTGGCTGGACGCCTGGACAGGCACCGCGGAGGTGCACGCGGGGCTCGCCCGCGAGGCGGAGGAGAAGGGCCACAGGATCAGCGCGGGCGAGGCGCACCTGCGGGCGGCCCTGTGTTTCCACTTCGCCCGCTTCGTCTGGCTGGTGGACCTGGAGCGCCACCGCTGGGCCGCCAGGCAGGCCGTGGCCCACCTCCGCGCCGCCCACCGTCACCTGGACCCCGCGGCGGAGAGGGTGGAAATCCCCTTTCCCGGCGCGGCGCTGGTGGCAAACCTGCGGCGTCCGCCGTCAGCGGCCACTCCGCCGCTGGTCCTGCTGCTCCCCGGCCTGGACTCCTGCAAAGAGGAGTTCTTCCATTGGGAGAACGTCTTTCTAGTCCGGGGTATGGCCACGTTATCCCTGGACGGGCCAGGGCAGGGGGAGAGCGGGTTTGCCACCACGATCCGTCCGGACTATGAGGTGGCTGTGGCTGCCGCTCTGGACGCGCTATCCCGGCGCAGGGATCTGGCTCTAGAGCGCGTCGGCGCCGTGGGGGTGAGCCTGGGCGGCTACTATGCCCCCCGAGCCGCCGCCTTCGAATCGCGCCTGCGCGCGGTGGCCTCCATCAGCGGGCCCTGCAATTTTGGGGAGTGCTGGGAAGGGCTGCCGGTCCTGACCCGCGAGGCCTTCAGACACTACTCCGGCGCCGCTGATGAGGAGGAGGCGCGGCGCCGGGCTGCCCGCCTGGACCTGAGCGACGTCCTGCCCCGCCTGCGCCAGCCGCTGCTCGTGGTCGCCGGGAGGCTCGACCGCCTGATTCCCTGGCAGCAGGCCGAGCGCATGGCCGCGGCGGCGCCTCGTGCCGAGCTGGTGCTTTACCCCGAGGGTGGCCATGTCTGCAACAACATCGCCTACAAGTACCGGCCGCTGGTGGCCGACTGGATGTGGGAAAAGCTTGCCGATGTGGGATCGGCTCTGGCCTGA